In the genome of Ignavibacteriales bacterium, one region contains:
- a CDS encoding T9SS type A sorting domain-containing protein, with amino-acid sequence MKSTVLLKFCVVLIFFLFASDYSQAQWQKTNGLKGGYFSLVAGDMNNLLAVTNYGSIFQYKNESWNFRSSYNYLNEIFKLQDKWIGYYSNVISKSEDDGLTWQEILHPDENNFLVSAKVIDNKIYALSSDTLFYSDDFGTTWNANEVSSTIVAGVDTGFFYAISNFYIKDNIMLAGGFTTFPSSFGALAYSTNMGLTWQPTMFPSNINNTFVHDITGDDNYFYASASGGFFKSTNGLDWSEINEGLPFSGVSLSVTKMSIFQTDLIAIINNTPSGLYRYNGTNWSLFYDENFPSYMSTENDELIFTANGEVIKYDVANNIVLTSDIIASTSRPVVSANGNVYSVYKQKMFRSVDNGQSWNVIREPSGGLLVVDGNTLFTTSSSGVVRSTNSGDDWTFLTSGIPSTHIPKLSSVGITDKKIYAGFNGIRARMHLPPVWEQGGVYVSLNNGDSWSALNSGLPTEGGVHTPVYSITANGNIVILNTASGRFSLINNTWVNISNGFPVNVYMTGLYIFNEDIIFLTTNGLYISRDRGITKEEFNTGLPSLTYYFTILFNYENELYVFANDQADQVFKLQEDNWVPTVFPMPDNVRFTELQATGKIIFAGTYDNGIWIYNPSPTDVDDISNPESYSLGQNYPNPFNPSTTISYQLAATGNVEIVVYDVLGKEILTLVNESKPAGNYQLVFDASSLTSGVYFYRIVTNNFIQTRKMILLR; translated from the coding sequence ATGAAAAGCACAGTTTTACTGAAGTTTTGTGTTGTGTTGATTTTCTTTCTGTTTGCTTCTGATTATTCTCAGGCTCAATGGCAGAAAACGAACGGGTTAAAAGGCGGATATTTTTCTCTCGTTGCCGGAGATATGAATAACCTGCTCGCTGTTACTAATTATGGCAGTATTTTTCAGTACAAAAATGAAAGCTGGAATTTTCGCAGCTCATATAATTATCTGAATGAAATTTTCAAACTGCAGGATAAGTGGATAGGATATTATTCTAACGTCATATCAAAATCAGAAGATGACGGTTTAACCTGGCAGGAAATTCTTCACCCCGATGAAAATAATTTTTTGGTTTCTGCTAAAGTTATAGATAACAAAATTTATGCTCTCTCCAGTGACACGCTTTTTTATTCCGATGACTTTGGAACTACCTGGAACGCAAATGAAGTAAGTTCCACGATTGTAGCCGGTGTTGATACCGGATTCTTTTATGCAATCTCAAATTTTTATATAAAAGATAACATAATGCTCGCCGGCGGGTTTACAACATTTCCATCATCATTCGGCGCACTTGCGTATTCCACAAATATGGGATTAACATGGCAGCCGACTATGTTTCCGAGTAATATCAATAATACTTTTGTTCATGATATCACAGGCGATGACAACTATTTTTATGCATCTGCGAGCGGTGGTTTTTTCAAATCAACTAATGGATTGGACTGGAGCGAAATTAATGAAGGTCTTCCATTTTCCGGAGTGTCACTTTCAGTAACCAAGATGAGCATTTTCCAGACTGATCTTATTGCAATCATCAATAATACTCCATCCGGACTTTACAGATATAATGGTACAAACTGGAGTTTGTTTTATGATGAGAACTTTCCTTCGTATATGTCAACAGAAAATGATGAACTTATCTTTACCGCAAATGGTGAAGTTATAAAGTATGATGTTGCAAATAATATTGTACTTACTTCTGACATCATAGCGTCAACTTCACGACCTGTAGTTTCAGCAAACGGAAATGTGTACAGTGTATATAAACAAAAAATGTTTCGTTCGGTTGACAACGGACAAAGTTGGAATGTCATTAGGGAACCTTCTGGCGGCTTACTTGTTGTGGATGGAAATACTTTATTTACTACCTCGAGTTCAGGCGTTGTACGATCAACAAATTCAGGCGATGACTGGACATTCTTAACATCAGGAATACCTTCTACGCACATACCGAAACTTTCTTCAGTTGGAATAACTGATAAAAAAATCTACGCAGGGTTTAATGGAATCCGGGCAAGAATGCATCTTCCTCCAGTTTGGGAACAAGGCGGTGTGTATGTGTCATTAAATAATGGTGATTCATGGTCTGCGTTAAACTCAGGTCTGCCGACTGAAGGCGGAGTTCATACACCTGTTTATTCAATAACGGCGAATGGGAATATAGTAATTCTAAATACTGCTTCAGGTAGATTTTCTTTAATCAACAATACCTGGGTAAATATTTCGAATGGTTTTCCCGTCAATGTTTATATGACCGGACTGTATATTTTTAATGAAGATATAATTTTTCTTACAACGAATGGTTTATATATTTCTCGTGATAGAGGTATAACAAAAGAGGAGTTCAACACAGGATTGCCGTCATTGACATATTATTTCACTATACTATTTAATTATGAAAATGAACTATATGTTTTTGCTAATGATCAGGCAGATCAGGTATTTAAATTACAGGAAGATAACTGGGTACCAACGGTTTTTCCAATGCCGGATAATGTAAGATTTACTGAGCTTCAGGCAACCGGAAAAATTATTTTTGCAGGTACTTATGATAATGGTATTTGGATATATAATCCTTCACCGACTGATGTTGATGATATTAGTAATCCTGAATCGTATAGTTTAGGACAGAATTATCCAAACCCGTTTAATCCAAGCACAACAATATCTTATCAGTTAGCAGCAACAGGAAATGTTGAAATAGTTGTATATGATGTTCTTGGAAAAGAAATATTGACGCTCGTCAATGAAAGTAAACCAGCGGGCAATTATCAGTTAGTGTTTGATGCTTCTTCACTTACAAGCGGAGTTTATTTTTATAGGATTGTGACTAATAATTTTATACAAACGAGAAAGATGATATTGTTGAGGTAA
- a CDS encoding DUF4440 domain-containing protein has protein sequence MKKLLFVFVVLCGSVLFAQSESEIRAKVDAMNKEFVKAMLADDMTTMLTFYTDDIISLPSYQGSVRGIEAVKKMGEEQQKMGWKTKSFNLNTTDIIIQGNLAIEIGNYDMDMSGPGVDSWPDNGKYITVWEIQSDGSLKIKVEMWNTDNNPWAQMEQEKSK, from the coding sequence ATGAAAAAACTATTATTTGTTTTTGTTGTTCTGTGCGGATCTGTTTTATTCGCTCAAAGCGAAAGTGAAATAAGGGCAAAGGTTGATGCTATGAATAAAGAGTTTGTCAAGGCAATGCTCGCTGATGATATGACAACGATGCTGACTTTTTATACTGACGATATAATTTCACTACCAAGCTACCAGGGTTCAGTCAGGGGAATTGAAGCCGTTAAAAAAATGGGTGAAGAGCAGCAGAAAATGGGATGGAAAACAAAATCGTTTAACCTGAATACAACCGATATAATCATTCAGGGGAATCTTGCTATTGAAATCGGAAACTATGATATGGACATGTCCGGACCCGGTGTAGATTCCTGGCCGGATAATGGCAAGTACATAACAGTCTGGGAAATTCAAAGTGATGGTTCACTTAAAATAAAAGTTGAAATGTGGAACACAGATAACAATCCATGGGCACAAATGGAACAGGAAAAATCCAAATAA
- a CDS encoding DUF2892 domain-containing protein: MNPNVGSADKLIRIILGVAIIIAGIFFQSWWGLVGVVPLMTALMNFCPAYSLLGISTKTKIKTEKIKV; this comes from the coding sequence ATGAATCCCAATGTTGGTAGTGCAGATAAACTTATAAGAATTATTCTTGGTGTTGCAATAATTATTGCCGGAATATTTTTTCAAAGCTGGTGGGGACTGGTTGGTGTTGTTCCATTGATGACAGCGTTAATGAATTTTTGTCCGGCATACTCTCTCTTAGGTATTTCCACCAAAACAAAAATTAAAACTGAGAAGATAAAAGTTTAG
- a CDS encoding LOG family protein has protein sequence MNKTITVFGSSIPKQGDEEYATAYELGKLLAQNNFSVCTGGYSGIMEAASKGAVDNGSDAIGVTVRDWKSIPNKFLTKNIVSDNLFERIQTLIKSGDGFVILKGGTGTLLELAAVWELMNKNILQVKPVACHSNMWKQIVEIMEVQIESEKRKTGLIKCFDNVSDMVTYLRSSINY, from the coding sequence ATGAATAAAACAATCACTGTTTTCGGCAGTTCAATTCCCAAGCAGGGTGATGAGGAATACGCGACTGCTTATGAACTTGGAAAGCTTTTAGCTCAAAATAATTTTTCTGTTTGTACAGGAGGTTATTCCGGCATAATGGAAGCAGCATCCAAAGGTGCCGTAGATAACGGCTCAGACGCAATCGGTGTTACCGTACGAGATTGGAAATCCATTCCAAATAAATTTCTTACTAAAAATATTGTATCTGATAATCTGTTCGAAAGAATTCAAACATTAATAAAATCAGGGGATGGCTTTGTAATACTTAAAGGCGGAACAGGAACCTTGCTTGAACTCGCCGCAGTGTGGGAGTTAATGAACAAAAATATTTTACAGGTTAAACCGGTAGCCTGTCATTCAAATATGTGGAAACAAATTGTTGAAATAATGGAAGTTCAAATCGAATCCGAGAAAAGAAAAACCGGGTTGATAAAATGTTTTGATAATGTCAGTGATATGGTCACCTATTTGAGAAGTTCAATAAATTATTAA